The nucleotide window GACGGGTGGGCGCGGATGTCGCCGTTGGTCCAGAtcgcgacgctgccgccgggacGGAGggctcgcgcggcggcggcccagaaCGGCGGCATGTCGAACCAATGGGCTGCATTGGCGGCCGTGATGAGGTCGACGCTCGCAGGTGCCAGGCCCGGAAGCTTGTCTAGGTCCTCAGCGGCGCCACGTTCCCAGCGGATTGGGTcgccggtggaggaggtgccGCCGAGGGAGCTCGCAACGGCGAGCATGCCCTCAGAGGGATCGAGCCCAATGACGTGCGCAAAGCGAGGAGCCAGggcacgggcgacgagaccaGGCCCACacccgacgtcgaggagcgtATCGGGACGCCCGCCGGTCGACGTATGCTGCTCGAAGACGGCCTGGTAGACGTGGGGGCTGTAGTCGTGACGAGCCTGGACGTACTTTTGGCCTTGGGACTGATCATACGAGCTGAAAGTTTGCTCGGAGACCTTGGGCCCGGAGGCGTTGGACGAGTGTGAGGCGGCCATTGATGCGATATTCGGACGGTGAGACTGTCAAGTCGGGACAGTGAATGTGTGATGGGGATATACTTGGGGTATGTGAGATTGTGATATGTTCTGGCAGGTCGCCGTCAAGCAACTCCGCGTACGAGCACAGGCCTCTGCTCTTCCCTGCCGAGAAAGAAAAGACTTGGAGGAAGACATGATACTGCCTCCTGAGGACGCTTATTTATACGCGTAACGACAGTTCAGCTGGTTGACGGAATTCGGCATTGGAGATGCCTTCCGACGTGTTTAGTGGTCGTGGCTCGTGATTCGCATCCCTAAACGAAACGGCGACAGCCCGAAGAGGAGACAGCGCTAGTCCGTTTCAGGGGGCAGACTGCGACCCCCCAGTTCGCCAAAACCCACCTTTCTTCGGCTTTCCTTACTAGCATTTACTTGCGAAGAGCATCGTCTTCGTTTAAGGCGACATGGGCACCACTCGTCGGGCTGTGCGTGCTCAACCGTTCATCCGTCCACAGCCATGTTGGGCTGTACATGACATGACGCGCAATTGTCCTGCGCTGGCCAGATCGCTCGCACCTCACCATGGTCTACTACGGCGTGCTGAGCAAAGGCTGTCAGCGCTGCCGCAGACGCAAGGTCAAGGTACGTGGTGTGGGCTGGCTTGCGGACTGCAACTTTTCCTGCAGACGCTGTTCAACTGCTGACCGTGAGCCCACCTAATAGTGCGATGAGCAGAAGCCGGGTTGCTTGCGCTGCCACAAGTCCGACGTGCCGTGTCCGGGATATCGCGACCCGGACACTGTGCGGTTTAGAGACGACACCAGGCGAACGATGCTCAAGGccagagggcggcggacgcaGGCGTCAGATGGGACTCAAGTCGGCGGGCAAGTTGTGTTGAGCCCGTGTCTGTCCGCACGTGCTTCTGGGAACGGCAGCGGGAGTTCCATTCCCCCAGCCATACCTGTGTCCCACCACGAGCTCAGCGTGAGCTTCTATTTTGCCAAGTATGCATTTCACGAGGTTCCACTCTCCGAAGCCTACCGAAGCTGGCTCACAGGGTCGTACCATGACGCCCCAGTCCTGAGCGCTGCCATCGAGGCTGTCGGGATGGCTGGCCTGGCAAATGTCTCACTCGCACCCCATCTTGAGATTCAAGCAAGGAAACGCTATTCTGAAGCACTGGCTTCCACTCAGAAAGCATTGAACGATGCATCTAGCGCGGCTGACGACACCACACTGATGGCTGTGATCCTGCTGGGCTTGTTCGAGGTACCAGTCCCCATTACCACAACGGCTTGTCCCTGGCCTAACACGGTCCAGACGTTGAgcttccgcggcggcgaccagtATTGCTGTTGGGAGACGCACGTTAAAGGTGCCTTGGCGCTGCTTGAGATTCGCGGACGGGAGCAGTTCGCTCGCGAGCGCGGGGGCCAGCTCTATACCCAGATTCGCTCCCAGATTGTGAGTATCCTGTACATTGGCTGGGTACACGAATGCTGACTGCATTTTAGCTGTCAGTTTACATGCAGCGGAGCTCGGGCGTGCCGAGGGCACTTGAACGGGCGGCACGCAGCTTCCAGACAAGCAGCCTCAGGCAACGCTGGCGGAGAAGCAACATTGCCACTCCGAGCTCAATTTTTGAAATTTCGTTTCGAATCGTAAACCTGCGTGCCGCAATGCTCGGCAGAGACGCGCAGCTGGACCGAAAATCTGCTAGGGAGGCTGCGTTGGATATTGACCGGGAGCTCCAAGCGTGGAAGGAGTCCTTGCCGGGAGAGTGGAACTACCAAGATGAAATCCTCGACACTGCTTTGGATGACGGCTTTGGTGGGAGGAGGCACGCTTATCCTAGCCTATGGAATGCCGAGGTGTGGAATAATTGGCGTCTTGTCCGAGTGCTCGTCAGCCGCGTCCTCCTGGACACCAGCACAGAGAATGATGACGAGCCAAAACCGGGATCAAGCGTGGCCAGTATTGTCTCAAGGATCCAGCAGCTTTCCGAAGACATTTGCATATCGGCCAACGCTTTGATGGATACGTCACGCAAGTTGCCAGAGCCCCTATTTGACTAGAACGACGTGCTGACACCCGGGTGCAGGTATCCTCTCGCTCATTCGGCCGCtgtgcgtcgtcgccatggaaGAGCCGAATAGAACAAATGTACGATTCTACGCCGTCGACCGGTTGCGTCGAATTGGGTCGTTGATGGGCGTGAGGCAagcggtgctgctggccgatACGGTGACGCGCAGCCTTGAGGAGTCGCTGCGGGACGAGTCGACATGCCATTCCACTTGCTGGGACGTGCCCTTGATGCCATTCTGTTAGCAATAAAGCGAAGcttgaaaaaaaaaaacggccgtcgtcttcggaCGGCGCGGCTCAGAGTGGGCGAGGACACAGTCGATGTTGTCTGGAACGGTTTGGAGCGAGCTGAAGCAGGCGCTCTGCCACTTGGCAGACATCAATCAGCCCATGGCGGGGACTCTCAACGAGAAGGCCAAGACGGTAGCGTCGGTCCAAGAGTCGAGCAACGTCTTGGAGTGACAATGGTACCATCTCCAGCGTCGCCTGTTTGCTGGGCCGGGCCAATGAATGTCGCTGAGGTCCGCCGAGGCCCCGGCGGTGCTCGGCTTGcaagtcgtcgacgggcggcgagtgGGAGGAAGCAGGGGAGCAATTCGAGTTGGTGGCTCGTAACGGCCCAAAAGCAAAACGCCATGGCTAGAGAAGCCCCCTACGTCGTCGGGTCGGCAAGCAAACGACAAGCACCACGTAGCTTGATGGCATTGTGCCACTTCGCAGGCCACGCGACGGTGGCAAAGAATCACCGGCCCCTTCCGAAGCGACCCCAACGGTTCTCTCTCTCCAgtcttggcgtcggcggcgttggcagccagcggcagggcgaggaagggCATCACGGTACTCCCTGTACATATCCTCGATTTCTACGTGGGCCCCGCGCAGGCGTGAATCGACCCTGGACGTGCCGTTTTGGAGTCGAGGAACGGGGGTCCGAGGGTCTAGACCGCGTCAACCCATGTCGCGAACGAGGCAAGAGAAGGCGGCAGAAGACGGTCGCAAGTCATGACATCACCGTGGGCCACCCACGAGCACGCAGGAGAGGCCCCCGTCCCTGCAAGCTGTCGAACCCGCAGTGCTGTGTCTGCGCCACAGCTGCAGAGTGGTGCCTTGACAGGACGCCCTCGGTGGGCCACCCGTTCATCAacgaccgccgccccaaGTTTTCTGGTTTTtcccccctcttccttcttGAGCCCGGGCCGGGCTTTCCTCTCCCTGGCCGCCCCTCGCAGCAAAATAGGTAGGTATGACGTCGCATGCCCGCGGTCAAGCTGACGGGGGCGGAGCATTTGCTGCGAAATGGAgggccttgtcgccgtcccTCATTGGCGCATGCGCCACCAGGTCCCCCCCTCATCCCTCTATTCccacccagcccagccactAGGACCGCTGGAACCACTGGAGCCTCCTACCTTTGGtccctcgccccctcccGATGGTTTGCGGGGGACCCTGGGTGATCCAAAACTCtctcccaccacccacccgtGCCTGGCTTGCCTGGCATGGCCGCCAACGTCATTCTTGCATTCTTGGGCGGGGCCCCTTATTTTTTTTTGCCCTATCTCCTGTCATGGGGAAGTGGTGCTGCGTTGTCGTTCGTGATCCTGGGTTTCGCGAATCTGCGGGACCCTGTCTCGCGGATGGCATCCTGAGGGGGGACCTTTTTCTCcgacgag belongs to Purpureocillium takamizusanense chromosome 1, complete sequence and includes:
- a CDS encoding Trans-aconitate 3-methyltransferase (EggNog:ENOG503P047~COG:Q), with translation MAASHSSNASGPKVSEQTFSSYDQSQGQKYVQARHDYSPHVYQAVFEQHTSTGGRPDTLLDVGCGPGLVARALAPRFAHVIGLDPSEGMLAVASSLGGTSSTGDPIRWERGAAEDLDKLPGLAPASVDLITAANAAHWFDMPPFWAAAARALRPGGSVAIWTNGDIRAHPSMPAAARIQAAMDRHFEVNLRPHMTPGNQLVMDGYVDLPLPWTPTPGGDTNDAASAVAQQFDKARFVRKDWAADEDFFVSNAEVDLDGFEKMMATMSAQTRWNQANPELVGTDKDVVKILRREIENALHEAGVDKGKEVLKGSVLGVLLVVKKRSDLDQ
- a CDS encoding uncharacterized protein (COG:S~EggNog:ENOG503P2MV), which encodes MVYYGVLSKGCQRCRRRKVKCDEQKPGCLRCHKSDVPCPGYRDPDTVRFRDDTRRTMLKARGRRTQASDGTQVGGQVVLSPCLSARASGNGSGSSIPPAIPVSHHELSVSFYFAKYAFHEVPLSEAYRSWLTGSYHDAPVLSAAIEAVGMAGLANVSLAPHLEIQARKRYSEALASTQKALNDASSAADDTTLMAVILLGLFETLSFRGGDQYCCWETHVKGALALLEIRGREQFARERGGQLYTQIRSQILSVYMQRSSGVPRALERAARSFQTSSLRQRWRRSNIATPSSIFEISFRIVNLRAAMLGRDAQLDRKSAREAALDIDRELQAWKESLPGEWNYQDEILDTALDDGFGGRRHAYPSLWNAEVWNNWRLVRVLVSRVLLDTSTENDDEPKPGSSVASIVSRIQQLSEDICISANALMDTSRILSLIRPLCVVAMEEPNRTNVRFYAVDRLRRIGSLMGVRQAVLLADTVTRSLEESLRDESTCHSTCWDVPLMPFC